The window CCTGCCGGGCCCCCTATCAACATGGCCCCTGGGCTGGGAGGACGGAAGGGGTCCCGCAACCAATCTCGCAGCCGCAGCAGCAGAGACCCCGCCTTGAGGACCGGCCACCTCGCCCATATGGCCACTGGCCGGCTCACCCTCTCGGTCCTGAGAGGAATACCTGGCCGGCATCATCCATCTCTGGGAACAGCCCTCACGGCTCTGCCAACCGCCACGTCCGGCAGGAGGCCATTGCAGCCCTGGACGGAGCCCTGACTGCCTCCCGCCCCGGCCCTCCGAGGGACCCTGACCCCTTCTTCGAGGCCACGCAGCCCTGGGGATCCCCCCACGGCCGCGAGgggttccccagccagccccaaaGGCCGTCGGCCGCCCAGAACGTCCTCCCATTGTTCAAGCCGGCGAGACGGGGGGGCCATGAGGGGAACCGTGAAGAGCCCCCTCCCTGGAGCTGGCCCGACGACACGCCCTTCAGCCGGGCCGCGTCTCCACTGCCGGACTCCCAGGTGGCCTGGAGGTGAGTGTCGGGGCCCATTTGGGGCTCAGCAATCAGGGAGGGGCGCACTGAAGCTTCCCCCCCAGTCCAGTTTACAGTGCTGGGAGTTCCTCATCTTTTCTCATCCACGTCCGACCCTGCTTAGCCTTTCGGAGATCAGGAAACTCCAGGGATGCTtaagaaaatgggggggggtgcCCCTCCCTGCCTTCTACTCCAAGTCTTGCCCAATGTTGTGCTTTCCAGGTCCCGAGTCCGAGAGACCATCAAGCCCGGCAAATACGGCTACGGCAAGGTGCCCTTTGCTTTGCCTCTGCACAAAGACCCGGCCGAGGGGGGCACCCCCCGTTTTAAGCGGCACCACGGAGAGAGGACCAGGGAGCTCCCCCCCGCCTCCACCCCCCCACCTGTCCTGCATGCAGCCAGAAGGGAGACACCCACAGTGGTCCGGCCTTTGGCCCATGAAGAGCCCCCAGCCTCTGGCGAACACCCGTGGACCCAGGGCGAGATTCAGCCTCCCCTGCCCGGAACAGAGGAGACAGAGGGCCAGGCAGGACTCTCCTTCCCTGGGGGCCTGGGGACAGTTGTGGGGCTGAAGAGCAGACCTTCTGGTGAAGGGGACCCTCTGGGGGGGTCATCAGCCCCCAGCGGCCCTCCCCAGCAGGGCCCACCCTTCACCCCTGCAGAGACAGAGCCCCTAGGCAGCCTCCCGGGGGCCCCCCCAGGACCACAAGAAGACTCTGCCTCCACATCTTCTGTCAGTGGCTCCGTGGCTGCTGGGAGCAGCGGGGCAGAGGAGGGGGCTTCTGCCACCCCTGCCAGGCCCCCCTCTCCCCCTGGCAGCCCCCCACTGCCCGCTCAAGAGGACCTGCGCCGGGCCCCCCAAATCCTGAAGAGCCACGCCTCTGCTCCTCAAGGGAAAGGACCGGGAAGGCGGCCGAGCCCACAGGCCACACCAGGGCGGTCTCCCCGACAGCTGCCCAGACCCAGCCCCCTCTTGACCCCCAGCCGGGCCCGTTCTCGGAGCCAGAGGCAGCACCAACCTCGGGAGGGCGGCCGTGGCCCCCAGCCTTCACACCACCTCTTGGCGGGCCAGCCCAGGCCCCGTCGCCCCGCCGAGCCTGACATTTGGCTGCTGCAGCAGGGTGGCCCGATCCAGTTCCCCACTGGGGGGCAGAGGCCCCGGAGTGAGCCCCCCCAGTGGAACCTCTATTCCCCCGGCACAGAGACCTTCCACTGCGAGGGGGAGACCCGGCAGTTCAAGGCTTGCAGGCAAGAGGTGAGCTCCTTGCGTGGGTTTCGGGGAGATGCCCATTCCTTTGTCTGAGAAAAGCTTCCTGGGCACTGCGCTGCAGATGGTGCAAACATAGCAGCTCAGGGCAAAGATAAAGTCCATTTTGAAGTTGGATGCCGAGAGACCTCTTTGTGTAGAGGGGTGGCCCTGAGGACTAAAAGCGTGAAGGTTGGCGTCTTTCTTTACAGATTCTCCAGACCTCCTCCCTGGGTTTGGGAGAGAGCCTCTGTATTCACAGAGAGAATTCCACTGCATTTACTcacttgattttctttttgtcctCTAAGATAAAACAGAGTTAGTGGGTTTAATTTAATGCTCCACGgctgtaaataaattaaaatggaagcAGTAAAGCTTCTGTAGCATGCATGACTGTCGGCACCCTGGGCAGCTGCTTCTCTTCCAAGCTACCTTTGGCTGCCTGGGAAAAGGGCCCAGGGCCAGCCCTGCGGGGTCAGCAGAGGCGTGAAAGGTCGCCGGCCCTTTGTAGCGGACACCGGGCCCATCCTCGGCAGGACCGTCCTCTCCTTCGGGTGATTAATCTCCCAAGCATCCGGTGTTCTTAACAACAGGGTTTCCGTGTTTTCACAACGGACCCGATGCCAAATTCCAAACGAACTTCCCCAAACGGTTTGGGATAAATAGCTGGGAATGGACTTTGTGCCAGGCCAGGATCTGGCCATACGTTAGCCAAACTCGCAAAAATCCTTTCTGGGTAGGCATCGGAGCTCCTTCATGCCTTACGGGGCTGTTGGGGGGACAGAAGGGGGCCCCCCTTCAGGGGCTGGGCAGGAAACTTGCCACCGCGCCCAGAGGGGGAAATTTGGGGCAGGGGAGCGTCGCAGGAGAGGCAGCGCCTCCTTCCGAAGATGGCGCGGAAACGTCACCCCGCTGTCGGTTTCCTTCCTCTCGCGCAGCCGTGTCCTCCGGACCGCCCCGACCCCCGAGCTGTCCAGTGCACGGCCTACAACAATCAAGAGTTCATGGGCCGGTTCTACCAGTGGGAGCCCTTTACGGACGGTGAGCATCAGCCTCCCCACCTTTCCCCGGTGCCCTTTCTCCACCGTTCCCTGACAGCTGCGATAGGGAGGGGAGGCTTAACCCCAGAAGGCTGCCCCCCCCATCCCTGCCATTGCTCCCCAGACTTcttgtggcagtgagttccacGTGACCCCTCCTGTACTTTTTGGGCGCTTTCGCTCAGGTGTTGCATCCCAGGAGGGGACAGGTGTGGTCCAAGGTGGTTTTTTTCCACCCCACCCACCAGGAACCTTATGCAGGAGCTTGGAAGGACCCGCCGCCCCGGACAGGACCCACTTCCTTGTCCAGACCTGCAACTCTCTGGGCTGAGAGTGCAGCCATGTGGTGCTGGCGCCCTCTGCTGGCAGGTTCTGGGAATGCCCCTGTGATTGCATGATGTCCCAGAAAGGGGTcatctgcctctcctctccccGCCTGCCAGTTTGGGAAAGAAGCAGGATGCCCTAGTTTGGGGGTGGCCTTCCTCCTTCCCCGCTTGCGGCCcttctttgctcatccctgcAGCCAGCACTGATGCTTTTGGAAGTCCTGGGAGTTTTTTGTGGGGGGCGATATGTGGAGTCGCTATTTGCTACTTGCTCTTGCCTGCCCACGAAGGATGAGCCTCAACAACTGTGACGAGCAGAGCGTGTCCCTGCCGTGGATTCATCTGAAGAGCAAAGAAAGCCTCTGCTGGTTACAGTTGTGTACTGAGACGGGTAGTTCCATGGGCTGTACAAGGTGGAAAAAGGAGGTGGGTACCGGGAGAACGGGGACAGCGAGAAAGTGAAGGACCTGAAATTCCTCTCCTAAAGTTCGATGCTTCCCTAACTCATATTTTCGCTGTTTATCTGTTGCTCCGCTGATGGCTTCAGAGACTTTTCGCTCCTTTGCCCAAGGATCCTTATTTGCCAGCCgagcgtgtgcgtgtgtgtcggGGTGCGCGTGCAAATTGCGGGGGATCCTGACTCCCTTCTCCCTGGACATTTCCTAGTGTGGGGCTCCCACCGCTGTGAGCTGAACTGCCGTCCCCTTGGCTACCGCTTCTACGTCCGCCACACGGAGAAAGTGCAGGACGGCACGCCCTGCGAGGCCTCGTCCCAGGACATCTGCGTGGCCGGCCAGTGCCTTGTGAGTAGCCTGGCTTCTTGGGGATGGAGATGGGATCTGGTTTGAGAAGCATTCCTCTCCCCCGGCACGCACTAGCCTTGAGCCCCGCAGGGATCCCAGGACCACTCCCCATGGGTGCTCGGAGGGATCTGCTACCTCCCCCACctcatttttcctttctcctttggcTCGCAGTCCCCTGGCTGTGATGGGATCCTGGGATCGAATCACACGTTGGACAACTGTGGGGTATGCGGTGGGGACCACACCACTTGCAAACTGGTGGTGGGCAATTACAGCGAGACCCACATTCCCATCGGGTACCACCGCATCTTGGAGATCCCGGCGGGGGCCACTCAAATCCAAGTCCGAGAAATGGCCCGCAGTCCCAACTATTTAGGTATGTCCAAGATGTAGCATAGGCTTCGTTCTTGATTATTCCCAGCCTTTTGCTCCCAGCTGCCTCGAGGCCAACATGAGGCGTGAGACATACCCGGACTGTGGGATGAGGCCTCCTGGCATGGTCGAGCTGGCTTTGCCCGGAGGATAGCAGAGGGCAACTGGGGCTGCGCATGGAATGATGGGggccaccctccctccctcccagcccttCGTACCCACAGCGGCAAATCGATCATCAACGGAAACTGGGCGGTGAATCCTCCGGGGCGCTACGAGGCGGTGGGCACAGTCTTTGTGTACAGCGACCAGGAGGAGGGCGAGATCCTGACGGCGGAAGGACCCACCACCAAGCCCGTAGAATTGTATGTGAGTAGGGAAGGGGAGCTCTGGACGGCCGCTCTGCCTGACTGTTTCGAAAGGGTTCGGCACTCACGCAGAGTTCTGCCATGCCGCACGAGGCCCTTCCTGGCGGAGAGGCGGCGTAGAAGCGAGGACGGGGCAAACGAACGCCTCTTTCCTTGTTGCACCTCTGCAGATGATTTTCCAGCAAGACAACCCCGGGGTGTCGTACCAGTTCTTCCTGGCTCAGCCAGGGGACTCCCATCACAATGTTCCTCAGCCTCGGGAGGATTTCGGTGAGCAGAGCCTTGCCCTGTTTAGGTCTGAGTTCAAGTCTGCCTGTGCCTGGGAGCCCTCCACCCGTTTCTGCATTCCGCCCCTTCCCCTCCCGGCTTCCCACCCCTTGATTCCTGCCTTTTGTCTTTTCTGTCTGTTCCACCCCTCCCTCTTCTCTCACCCTTGCCCCCTCCAACCTTGCTCTCTTCGTCGCCTTCTAGCACCCTTTGCCCCCTCCCTGGCCCACCCAGTGGGTGCCATTCCTCAAGGAGAGGGAGGTTAGACGTGATTTTGGAGCTGAGGCCGAGCCGAATCCTGTTTTCTTAATAAGCCGTTCCAATGAAACCTCGTCTATAACGGCTTATGAAACCCCCTCCTCTCTCCTGCCCAGGCGCCTTGACTGTGGTGGAGCCTCCAGCTGGCCAAACACGCCCGCTGCCTCCGGCCAACCGACGGACCCTGGCctcagcccagctgcccccttcCTCCAGCTCGTGGGGAAGGCGCCGAGTCGTGGCGCCCCTCCCTGCCTCAGCCGGCCAGTCGAGAAGGAGCCTGGGGACTCTGCAGCGCAGCGCCCGTGTCCCGCCGCTgccgccccccccaccccccctccaGCCCGGCCAGGACTTTACCTGGCGGCGGACCGGCAACACGGAATGCTCCGCCTCCTGTGGGAAGGGTGAGTCTGGGCGGGCGGGGAGGTCCCAGCCCTTTCTGCTGATTCCCTCGGCAGGTAGACTGCCGCTGAGCAGGGAGATTTACATTTTGCTCTGAGCCGCTGGGGAGTTCCCGTAACCCGTCTCTTTTGGAAAGCCGGAGGAACCCAATGGTTGAGAAGCCAGCCGCGTGCCTAGGGATGGACAGGGTTAAATCTCGCCCCCGCTGCAAACTTGCCAGATGCCTCTTAGTGTGCAAGGCAGTTGTAAGTTTGCAGCTAAATCACACCTGGAAATGTGCTcgaggtgaggaggaggaggaggaagaggaggcagccTGTGGTCTTGCCTAGATTTTCCATGGTGCGTTTCATTTGAGATTAGCCTGTCCTAAACTCAGTGCATAAATGGAACTTACTTTGAAAGCTGTTCTgggcacacagagagacagcggGCTCGAGACCCTGGAAATGTGGCTTTGAGCATTTTTGAGGCCGGTTACAAAACATCCACCCCCACGAGCCATTAGACCTTTCCCTGAAGGTGACAATTCACAGCCACGCACCGTTGCCCTGGAtggcttttctcttcctttccaatcAGGTTTCTGGCAGTCTGTCTACCGCTGTGTCTCTCGCATTTCCCACGAAGAAGTCGGGGAAGAAAAGTGCCACTTGGTCCCCAAACCAAGCGTGCTGGAAGAGATCTGCAACACGGAGCCCTGCCCGGCCTAGTAAGCCATTAATTCCTTCTCTCTGGGCCTTTCAGGGAGACCCATCGTCCCCTTCCCCCGTCTTCTCCCCTGGTTGGGGTCGCTGAGGGGGTTCCTCCTCACCCTGAGCTCGGTCCAGCGGCCGTGAGATCTGTGGCCAAGAGGAGATATTAGCTAAGGACATGCTGAAGTGTTTCGGATTGGTGACATTTTGCATTGGAAACCGGGTCTCTGCAGCACACCGGAGGGGTCCAAATTTGCAGCAGCCACGTTGGCAGTTCCAGTAAAGCTGGATCAGTCTCTTGCAGTCTGGAAATCCCTAGTGAggcttttccttttgcaaaagcGGCTTAAGGGCCGAGCAGCCCAGCTGGCCTTCGTGACCCCTTGCACCTGTTCCCGTGACGTTTCTTCTTTTGCTAGGTGGTAAGCATTTTGTCCTGAAATATTTTCCCCGCTGATTAATATGCTGTGTCTCAGAAGGTCCAACAGCACTGGGAAAGCAAAatatgatgtatttatttaattaaagaaatctAGGAGAACCACATTTCCAAAAGGTTCACTAACGATAGTAACTGTTGTGGTTATTAGCAAGCACCCGTTTTTGCTCTACGCTCATCAGCAACGTGTCTGTTTCAGCTGGGATGCAGGTGAGTGGTCGGCCTGCAGCAAATCCTGCGGGCCAGGAACCCAGCACCGCCAAGTCCTCTGCCGGCAGATCTACGCCAACCGCACTACGATGGTGCATCCGCAGCGCTGCGGCCACCTGGAGAAGCCAAACGCCACCCAGAATTGCCAAGTGCAAGTCTGCAGCCGCTGGGAAATCCGCAGCAACTGGAGCTCGGTGAGGGGAGGCAGAAGGGCTGAGAAGAAACGGAGGGGGTGCAGTTTGGTTTCGCTGCCCAGCACCAGCTCCGGGCATTTGAGAATGTGCCTCAGAGCTGGGCACAAATCCAAATTTTTCAGCAGGGAGAAATGTCTCCAGGGCAAGGAGAAAGCCTCTAAAGATTTTTCAAGGGCAGGATTCCACCCACGTGGTCAAAGTGGCACGGTCTGCCACCAGAGTTGTCACAAACCACCGCTCTAAATAAGTCTTGCGTCCACACACACACTCAGCAAGAGGAGGGTGTGTTGAAAGAATTCTCGACCACCCGGTGCAAACCTGCCCCTCCCCACCTGTGAACCTTTCTCCCCAAATCCCCtcccttttggattttttaaagcaatttctcTTGGTCAAACTGAGGGAGCATAAATTATAAATCATACTAAATTATAAGGATAGCTGTGCTCCGCCTTTGGCCACGAGAAATGCAAGAACGTCCAGAATTCTGGAGTTGTATCCTTTAATTTTGCGGGTTTCGGCCTCTCTGCCTCTTTTCTCCCCCCGTGCTAGTGCTCGGTCCTTTGCGGCACAGGCCACCGGACACGCCACGTGCGTTGCGTCAGTAACCACGGAGACCTCTTGAGGGACACGGACTGTCCAGACAACCACCAGCCCCAAACCAGCGAGGCCTGCAACATGGGGCCTTGTGTGCAGACCTGGTTTTACAGTGACTGGAGTAACACAGTAAGAATAACCTCTGGGCAGCCCTGAGCCCTTCTGCTCCCCAATTTTTAGACCCGTGCCCCTTCCGAAGCTGTCTTTGAAGCTTCCCCATCTTTCTTCCGTTTCTTGGTGCGcccctcttcttctttccctccaCTTGCCCTCTGCGGTGGCCGGAAAGTTTGGAAAACGACCAATGGAAGGGGCTGGGTGAAATTCCTGATGTTCCTTTTCAGTGCTCAGCCGACTGCGGCACCGGCATCCAGCGCCGTTCGGTGGTCTGCCTCTCTGGCGACGCTGGTGGACAGGCGGATGAGGACTGCACCAGCCCCAAGCCAGCTGATATGAGGGCTTGCAATGGCGGGCCGTGCCAGCGTGTGACTCGGTGGTACAAGGGCCCATGGAGCTCGGTAAGGGCTGGGAGGGTGGGTGTTCCCTGGGCTCCTGTCCCAGCCCCTCTGAGTCCTCAAAGCTCAACTGCGATGGGCATCAGCAAGGCAGGAGCTGGCTGTAGTGGAATGTGGGAAAGCGCTTGGGAGATGGGcgaagggaacggtcagataagagggggcatggcccgcagctgcataatgggtggggcaagaggctcggaagggaccctccctagtttcctgggctgtgaaggagacggcgggagatttgtactttcaggcttgcaagattctgtcaatgtggctttacaataaagtagaattagctctgtctggtctgcctgggaaggctgacaccggCCTTCCTTGGTGTGACTTTTGAAGGCAGGGCTTCTCGACACCTCTTTGCCAGCCGGCCCCCACAGACCCCTGCCCTCTCCTCTCCTGGTGACCCCTGCCATTTCCACAGTGCTCGACCGAGTGTGGCTCCGGCACCCAGAGGCGGGACATCATCTGCATCAGCAAACAGGGGACGCAGTTCAACGTGACGGAGGCCACCGAGTGCGCCCATTTGGAAAAGCCCCCCGCCCTGCAGCCCTGTCTCGGCACGGACTGCGAGGCCCGCTGGTTTTCCTCCGCCTGGAGTGCAGTGAGTGGGGGCAGGTCTGTGGGGGGGCAAGGCCTCTTGCTTGCCAAGCTACAGAGCCCCTCTCCACCCAGACAGGCTTCACATGAGAGGCTTCCCCAGATCAGGAGAAGGCCCCCCACGGCCCTCCGAGCATGATCCGTGTTGGGGCTGCACCAATAATGAAATAATCCAAGAATGATGCAGGACCAGGGGGTGGGGAAGTTTGACCCCCTGTGGTTTCTTTTGCCCTGGCAGTGCTCCAGATCCTGCATGGGGGGCGTCCAGGCGAGAGAAGTCCAGTGCCTGACGCAGAACAAGACCTCGAGTGTCCTTTGCCCCCCTCACCTCAAGCCGGCCACCAAACGCCCTTGCAACAGCCAGCCCTGTCTTCCTGCGCTTGGTAAGCACACCGCTGCAGCCCCCCAGGGAAGGGGGGCGAGGAGGAGGGCAGACCCAACAAGGCCAGTCCCTGCCGGGGGCGGGCAGGTGCTCTTTCTATAGCCAGCTAGGTGTcggggaaagggagaaagaatggGAGCCGCCCGCCTCGTTCTTTTTCTCCAAAGGGTTGGTATTCCTTTGAGCTGTCCCCCCCGCCCATCTGGGAGGCTGGCTTGTTCGAGCCTCCCCCCCAGCTCTTCCCCTGCCTCTTCCCTCCGGCAGATGAGACCTGCAGGGACAAATACGCCAACTGCGCTGTGATTGTGCAGGCCCGGCTCTGCGTCTACGCGTACTACAAGGCCGTCTGCTGCGCCTGTTCCCACGCTCTGGAGCGGCGCCAGGCGGACCCAGGCCGGTAGCGTCGGCTGACTCGGGCAAGGGGGCTTTGCCTCCTGCCCCCTACTTGAACAGGGGAGAGGACAGGGGGTGGCTGGGAAGAGAGCGCCAAGCCTTAGGAGCGTGCTTCTTTGCCCGAGGAGGGTTCGAGCTCAGGGCTGTGACAGACCCAGCCGCGTCTGCACTGGGCCCTCCCGGGAGGAGCGTCCCATAAGGTGGCCGATCTTTGGGGGCATGATCACGTCCCTGGAGGGACCCATCACGCACAGTCGAGCCTTCGCCCGGCTCCCTCTCGGGCAGCAAGGAAGAGGGCAGAGCGCTGCACGGATTGGCCCGAGGACCCTGAAACTTCCCCCGGCAGTGCCACGTGGAGCTTCGGAGGATCCATCTCCaacgcttccttctccctccccgaGGGTGCATCGACTCTGCATCCTGCCCTCCCCAGCCGGAAAGGGGTGCCCGCCCGTGGCGTGGCTCTGACCCACAGGGCTGCCCCATGAGCCAAACGCCAGGCGTGGATTGTACCGTTGCTGCTGATTTTTACCTCCTGGACACACCAAAGGCCTTTTAAGCAAAGAcgcagaaggaaaataaaaaataaagcacaccCGGAGGGGCCGATTCAGGGTCTGCCCCTGAAACCATTTCCAGAACTGCCAAATTTAGTCTCAGGGCTGGGAAGGGAGGAAACATCTGTCTTCTGCACCTCCAGAAGGAGCAGCTTGGCAGGGGGTTAACAGCAGCCCCCCCACCGCAGCATCTTTGGGGTGAAAGGGGAAACTGATAGGAAAAAGGGTGGGTGGACCCTTTTTAAATCATTCGCCCTGCCTTGATGCGGAAAAAgtgctgtactttttttttcttttcctaaaccaAAAAAGACATGAACGAATTGCaggatacaggcagtcctcgacttacaaccacaattgggaccggaacttccattgctaagcggagtggttgttaagtgagtacgcccaattttacgaccttttgccatggtcattaagcggatCACATACTCGtgaagcgaatctggcttcccccattgactttgcttgttggaagctggctgggaaggtcgcaaatggcaatcatgtgatcccaggacactgtgatggtcgtaagtgcaaggaccagctaTAAGTCACATTTTTCAATGGCGTCctaactttgaactgtcactgaatgaatgtTTGTAAGTCGAGAACTGCCTGTATACCTTATTACGTTTGCGATCTACGATGGACGTTGCCACCTTCCTTTTCTGGCAAGGCTCCTGTGCCTTTTTAGAACAGAAATTTAACCAGTGGAGCCCTTTTCCTGCAGTTCCATCAAATCCAGCCAGTCCTTAAATTGAAACCCAGCGGGCAAGCGTTTCAGTCTGATGTGCTGCAACGTAAAGGCGCAGCAGCTGGACAGAAAATTTGGCAATTGCACCGTGAAAATGACAGGCGTATCTGGGgctaaaagggggggggatttttGTACATTCTTGGACCTAGAAAGAAAATGGCTTGGCCCTTGGGTTTTAAAATCTTAGTAGTAAAATCCTTTAATAGAAATGGCTCCAACAGAGTGttcagattatatatatataaatatatatattttatatatatagaaATATCTATGATAAAGCTGAATGTATGCAGATTAGTTTTGCCCACCCATATGTccccctcatttttttttgtccaaatctaatttattttttattaaagattatttgATTTTACCCAAGGCTGTTTTCATCTTCAAGGGGTTTGGTGCAACCCCGTTTTGGGGGAGGGGATTGCATCATTTCGGGCTCTTTAACTAAAAAgatgggggggagagggagggaggggcaggagAAGGAAGACCGATAAAGTGAAGAAAGTCGGTAAAGACGAACTGAAGGACAACCGATTTGGGGAAGAAACTAAAATTAGCCAGACTTTAAGCGCGAGGGCCCTCCAGATGCGCTGGATGACGAGTCCCATGGTCCCCAGCCCTCCCATAACGGGGCATCTCATCTGCTGCGCGGGCAGGGGACGGAATGGAACTTCCCCGGCCGGGCGCATTCTATCTCGGCTGTCGGGAGCACGCAGCCACGCTCCAGCAGGGGGCGCCGCTTCCCGCCCGCGGTGCGTCCCCCACCCAATTCCGAGGATGCTCCGAGTCGCCCAAGTGCACTGAAGCGGGTCAAAAGCGGGGGCCGCCCTGCCTCCCAGCGCGCAAACTGCGCCCGATTTTCAGCTGCGCCTCCAACTTCTGGAGGGGGGGGGTTAATACTTGAAATCTTGCCCTTTTAAGCGCACCCTGCATCCGCGCACCCGCGAGTGAATTTGCAAGGCTCACCGGGGAGTGGGGGCCGAGGAGCGCCGCGCACTTCCCCGCAGGGATCCGGCGCAACCCGAGCAACCCCGCCGCGCGTGCGCACAAGCgacgctccctccttccctccggagcccgccccgccccgccccgccgctcCCGGGGAGAGACGCCGCCGCGCACGCGCACGCGCGCCGCCTGGCCCTTCGGCTCAGGCACTGGTGCGGCCACCTCTCCGCCGCCTAGCCGCGCGGGGTCCTCGCAGGTTTCGGGGGGCGACGAGGAGCCCCGCGGCCGCGCGCCGGGAAGTGGCGACTCCCCCCCCCGGGCCCCCCGTTTTCCCC of the Candoia aspera isolate rCanAsp1 chromosome 17, rCanAsp1.hap2, whole genome shotgun sequence genome contains:
- the ADAMTSL4 gene encoding ADAMTS-like protein 4, whose translation is MGAVGQSLIGRFCLAGFSLTFSLVALSLASEKVPPRTPRQASGEEAVGSRAPGLWSSWGAWSACSQPCGLGVSERARTCRAPYQHGPWAGRTEGVPQPISQPQQQRPRLEDRPPRPYGHWPAHPLGPERNTWPASSISGNSPHGSANRHVRQEAIAALDGALTASRPGPPRDPDPFFEATQPWGSPHGREGFPSQPQRPSAAQNVLPLFKPARRGGHEGNREEPPPWSWPDDTPFSRAASPLPDSQVAWRSRVRETIKPGKYGYGKVPFALPLHKDPAEGGTPRFKRHHGERTRELPPASTPPPVLHAARRETPTVVRPLAHEEPPASGEHPWTQGEIQPPLPGTEETEGQAGLSFPGGLGTVVGLKSRPSGEGDPLGGSSAPSGPPQQGPPFTPAETEPLGSLPGAPPGPQEDSASTSSVSGSVAAGSSGAEEGASATPARPPSPPGSPPLPAQEDLRRAPQILKSHASAPQGKGPGRRPSPQATPGRSPRQLPRPSPLLTPSRARSRSQRQHQPREGGRGPQPSHHLLAGQPRPRRPAEPDIWLLQQGGPIQFPTGGQRPRSEPPQWNLYSPGTETFHCEGETRQFKACRQEPCPPDRPDPRAVQCTAYNNQEFMGRFYQWEPFTDVWGSHRCELNCRPLGYRFYVRHTEKVQDGTPCEASSQDICVAGQCLSPGCDGILGSNHTLDNCGVCGGDHTTCKLVVGNYSETHIPIGYHRILEIPAGATQIQVREMARSPNYLALRTHSGKSIINGNWAVNPPGRYEAVGTVFVYSDQEEGEILTAEGPTTKPVELYMIFQQDNPGVSYQFFLAQPGDSHHNVPQPREDFGALTVVEPPAGQTRPLPPANRRTLASAQLPPSSSSWGRRRVVAPLPASAGQSRRSLGTLQRSARVPPLPPPPPPLQPGQDFTWRRTGNTECSASCGKGFWQSVYRCVSRISHEEVGEEKCHLVPKPSVLEEICNTEPCPAYWDAGEWSACSKSCGPGTQHRQVLCRQIYANRTTMVHPQRCGHLEKPNATQNCQVQVCSRWEIRSNWSSCSVLCGTGHRTRHVRCVSNHGDLLRDTDCPDNHQPQTSEACNMGPCVQTWFYSDWSNTCSADCGTGIQRRSVVCLSGDAGGQADEDCTSPKPADMRACNGGPCQRVTRWYKGPWSSCSTECGSGTQRRDIICISKQGTQFNVTEATECAHLEKPPALQPCLGTDCEARWFSSAWSACSRSCMGGVQAREVQCLTQNKTSSVLCPPHLKPATKRPCNSQPCLPALDETCRDKYANCAVIVQARLCVYAYYKAVCCACSHALERRQADPGR